In the genome of Theropithecus gelada isolate Dixy chromosome 19, Tgel_1.0, whole genome shotgun sequence, the window ACTGGGGCCCACGGATTGGCTGTGAGTGCCTGCAATTCTTGGCTTTAGTTTGCTAATAAAAGTGTCATgtcatgtaatctcagcactttggaaggccgaggcgggcggatcacgaggtcagcagatccagaccatcctggctaacatggtaaaaccctgtctctactaaaaatacaaaaaattagccaggcgtggtggcgggcacctgtagtcccagctactcgggaggctgaggcaggagaatggcgtgaacccaggaggcagagcttgcagtgagccgagatcgcaccactgcactccagcctgggcaacagagcgagactccgtctccaaaaaaaataaaattaaatttaaaaaagcatcatGTCAGAGCTGAGTTTGAAAAGTTCTGTTGCCCTTCCCCACAACAACATTCTGACATTCTGGCAGTCCCTTGCTATGAACCAGGTTCCGGGTCAGGCTCTGGTGACAGACAcgcctcttcctttttttttttttttttttttttttggaaaaaattttttgcccaggctggggggaAGTGGGGCAATTTTGGCCCCCCACAACCTCTGcattccgggttcaagcgattcccctgcctcaggctcccgagtagctgggagtacaggtgcctgccaccatgcctggctaatttttatattttcagtagagacggggtttcactatgttggccaggctggtcttgaactcctgacctcaggtgatccacctgcctcggcctcccagagtgctaggattacaggcgagagccaccgtacccggccaccTCTGCTTTTTTGGAGCTGACATTGTTGTGGGGGTGACAGGCAAATGGGTTAGCTGATGACTAGGATAATTTCATAAAGATGTGAACCAGTGAAGCAATTAAATCAAAGTAAAGtgtggctggatgcggtggctcatgccggtaatcctagcactttgggagaccaaggcaagagggTTGTGTCAGCCTAGGAATTTAAGAGCTGCCTAGGCAgcatagcgagatcctgtctcttaacaaacaaacaaaaacaaggtaaagtaggctgggtgcggtggctcatgcctgtaatcccagcagtaagggaggctgaggcgggtggatcgcctgaagtcaggagttcaagaccaccctggccaacatggtgaaatcccgtccctactagaaactacaaaaattagccaggtgtcatggcaggcacctgtaatcccagctactcgggagggtgaggcaggcgaatcgcttgaacccgggagacggaggttgcggtgagctgagatcgtgccattgcgctccagcctgggcaacaggagtggaactccgtatcaaaaagaaataaaaaagcaaggtcaaggccgggcgcggtggctcaagcctgtaatcccagcactttgggaggccgagatgggtggatcacgaggtcaggagatcgagaccatcctggctaacacggtgaaaccccatctctactaaaaaatacaaaaaactagccgggcgaggtggcgggcgcctgtagtcccagctactcgggaggctgaggcaggagaatggcgtgaacccgggaggcggagcttgcagtgagccgagatccggccactgcactccagcctgggcgacagagcgagactccgtctcaaaaaaaaaaaaaaaaaaaagcaaggtaaaGTACTAAGAGAAGCAGTAAGAGTGACCGGAATAGGGGTCCCTGACCTCTTGGGAGAGGAGACATTGGAGGTGGTGATGATTTGCTGAGGCAGCCACACACGTTCAGCTTGTGAGGACAGCAGGTGTGTGACGGGGGATGAGGGAGGAAGCTGGCAGATCTGTGCAGATGAGAGGTGCCTGTGGCCTTGGGCTCATGGAAGTGGGAGGTGATGGGATTCTAATGTGCTTGGGTACAGTTTACAAATACAACCTCTCTTAGTTTGCCCAATACCTCCAAATTCCTGGGCTGGCACACCTGAGGTTCAGGTGGCATGACTGAGCCACAGTCACACATCCCCGCTGTAGGATACCACCACGGTTGGGTTAGATTCCAGCACATGGGGGTCCCAGCCTGGCCTCTTGGTCCCACCTCACCTGGTGACTGGTGCAGACCACTCTGTTCTTGCCTGTTTCAGGCagcggaggaggaggaagagatggacCTCCCGGACTCGGCCTCGAGGGTCTTCTGCGGCCGCATCCTGAGCATGGTGAACACAGATGATGTCAACGCCATCATCCTGGCCCAGAAGAACATGTGAGTGGCGGCTGGGGGATGTGAGTGTGGGAAGGAATCCACGGGCTGGCCAACATTCTTGTCTTGCCCGCCCCTACCCGGGGCCCACACTGGtgataaaatgaaggaaatgagcAAATCTGTCGCTGGCTCCAAAGTAAATTCCTTCCCGGCCTGGAGGCGAGGCCTTGGCACGGGAAGCAGGGCTTTGGGGAGGTTTTGCAGCTGCGGACGGCTTGGCAGGGGCTGCAGGGGCTCCTGTCCcgaggcctggggtggggagagTTGAAGGACCAGAGGGGGCCATAtgcagggttttttgtttatttgtttcttgtttttgagacagagtttcgttcttgttgcccaggctggagtgcaatggcgcgatctcggctcactgcaacctctgcgtcctgggttcaagtgatttctcctgcctcagccttccaagtagctggtattacagacatgtgccaccatgcccagctaatttttgtattttcagtagaggtgggtttcAAGTCAGATTCAGATGTGACTCTGGGGAACTTCCAGACTGAGGGGAGACAAAGCCAGACATAGACCCTCCTGGCCCTATGGTGTCAGGGCTGGGCCAGAGGAACAACCTGGGGCTAGTGGAGTTAAAAGAGTCtgattgggccgggcgcagtggctcacgcctgtaatctcaacactttggggggccgaggtgggcagatcacgaggtcaggagattgagaccatcctggctaacatggtgaaaccccatctctactaaaaattaaaaaaaaaaattagccaggcgtggtggtgggcacctgtagtcccagctactcgggaggctgagacaggagaatggcctgaacccaggaggcggagcttccagtgggctgagatcgcaccactgtactccagcctgggcaacagagcaagactccatctcaaaaaaaaaaaaaaaaagagtctgattGAATGAAGAGGTAGACAAGGCTACATGAGAAGGACAC includes:
- the KXD1 gene encoding kxDL motif-containing protein 1 isoform X3; protein product: MTEPQSHIPAVGYHHGWVRFQHMGVPAWPLGPTSPGDWCRPLCSCLFQAAEEEEEMDLPDSASRVFCGRILSMVNTDDVNAIILAQKNMLDRFEKTNEMLLNFNNLSSARLQQMSERFLHHTRTLVEMKRDLDSIFRRIRYPGGVLPGGRG